One Salvia splendens isolate huo1 chromosome 1, SspV2, whole genome shotgun sequence genomic window, TTAGTTGTTTTTTCATGATAATTAGTTGACATGTAGATTAAAGGTTGGATCTTTTGCTTAGTTTCTGTGGTGGGAAGAGAAATATCAACTCGAATGACTGTTGTAGTAAGACATAGTAATGAATGGATTTTGGGGAAATGAGGTTTTATTGATTTGATACATGCTTGTGAATAATGTGATCTGTTGGATCATTGTTGTGGTTAGTTTGTGATGAGTATTGTGATTTAGTGTTGGAATCTTTTGCTTGGTATCTATGGTGGGGAGAGCAATCTCAGCTCAAATGGCTGTTATAGAAAGAAATTGCGATAGAATTTGGGGAAAACGAGGTTTTCTTGATTCGATAAATGTATGCTTCTGAGGAATGATATCTGTCTGAAGATGACAATGATGCATACTAGCTGGTTTTTGTGTGGTGGAAGTTTGATTGATTTATGATTAGTTTGAGATGAGCATTGTGATTTAGTGTTGGAACAAGGATTACTTCACATGGCCTTATTTTACCTTTTTAGTTTACTTTATCTGGTTTCAAACACAGTTTCTGCTCTTGTGACATACTGCTCTTGAAATGGATACTATCTAATTTTCTAGAAGATTGGTCTAGGAGTAAGCGTTCCGGAACAATCAGGAAGTAGCTCGATTATAGGGTGATTCTATAGAATTAGCTAATGTTTGTTATAACTGGCATTCCTCCATTCTAACTCTAGTTCACTACATGGGGCTATTTGATCAGCTTCTTCTTTGCAAATCTTGAATAAATCTACTGATGTTACCCTCATCTTTTTGTTCTAAAAACTCTGTTTGCTTCTAATGTCTTGTTGTTTACTATTTTCAGGTTACGGTGCAGCTGGATATGCTCTTTTCGTTGCAGTTTACGCAGGATTAGAAGTAAGAAACCAGATAACTTGTTGGGCCTGACTACTGTTTAATGTTCGCTACTTGAGCTAACTTCATCTGCAAATATTGGCATCAAATCTTGTTATATGTTATAGATGGCCTTTATTGTTTGCTCGACTCTTAGAACTATCAGCGTCTTAAATTCACGATGAATTGATGCAAGTTACTGTGTGTGCTGTAGATTCTTGCGTTACCAGCCATTCCATTGACTATGTCCGCTGGTcttcttttcggcacgtttacTGGGACAATCATCGTCTCTATTAGTGGCACGGTGAGTTTCAAATAGATTGGATGGATAACGACGCAAACTGTGCATTGAGCCATCTTACTTTCATTTCAGGTTGCAGCCAGCATCGCGTTCCTAATCGCCAGATATTTTGCTCGTGAACGAATTCTAAAGCTTGTTGAAGGGAACAAGAAATTTCTTGCAATAGACAAAGCCATTGGGGAAAACGGTTTTAAGGTTGTTACTCTTCTCCGTTTGAGTCCGTTGCTGCCATTCTCTCTCGGAAATTACCTCTATGGACTTACATCAGTCGAATTCATCCCATACGTCTTGGGAAGGTCAGTTTTCTCTTTCACGTACTTATGTTATGCTCTCAAAACTTGCGTTTCTTGGAAGTGAGCATTTGCACGATTCTCGTGGTTTAAGAGACCATCTTCTTCACTTGCTAAGTTACTGTTTTGAATGAGCATGTTGATACGAATCCCTCTTCGTGCAGTTGGCTAGGTATGCTCCCCGGTACATGGGCATACGTGAGTGCTGGCGCGTTTGGTCGAGCTCTACTTGTGAGTCTCTAAACCTTGAGGCATCGATAACTTCTATTTTTGTGTCAAATGCAAAGTTTGCTTCGTCTTTCATCAATCCAAGAATTTGGGATTATGCTCCTATGCTTATTACAACCATTGAAACAAACTGGCAACTATTTCTCAAGAATCTCCTAATGGTGGATATCGTTGTGCTTGTTCACGACCTAACGACACGTTTTGTTGCTTGCTATTCTCCAGCAAGAGGAGTCTGAGCTAAGAGGGTTAACCGGAGAGAATGGACAGCTATGGACACTTGGGATTGGGATATTAGCGACAGCGCTAGCAGCAACGTGCGTGACACGGCTGGCCCAGGTAGTAGTCCGGATTTCTAGTAAATTGTCGCCCGCGGCTCATGATGAATCCCGACGCTTTGCACCCGAGTTTTTGAGTTGTCATCTGAAGTGAGTCTTGTTTGTTTGTTGATGCAGGATGCTGTGAAAGATATCGAGTAGATAAGGTGGCACATGGCACGAAATGTTGATAGATAGCATGTATATATTGAGAACTACTTCATCAACAAAATTTTCTCACTTTTTACTAGTATATTCTCTAAAATTAGTGGAATTGTACgttttttttatctatacttcacatttttaaaacacgcACGAGTTAAAATGACCATGCATTATTATACTCTAGGTTTTTATTAACACGACCAAATCTAGATACATAGTTTTGAGATACGAAGGCAAAGTCCTGTTAGGTTGTTAATTATCTTAAATTATAATGTTTTTGTGTTGACATCTATAATATAAGCCGTTGATGTAGTTAGCAAGTGATCATATTTCTATGAAGTCAATtataattgattatatatatttatatttttaaatggatttaattgtttataaataagaaaatttggTCTAGAAAGatgatatactactataatttgatcaaattttgagATTAGACAAATAAACCTTATAGATATCAAGAAAAGTGCAAATGCGCTGTTGGAAATTGAAATAGTATCAGTTTTTGAAACTCATTTTGAATAAATACTcatattcttctttcttttttttcgcaACAATCGATcaaaaatgttttaaaaattaatactcctataatGCACTGCGCAATGAAAAATAGcaacataatttatttattagagATGTTGAGttaatgcattttttttattaataaaaattaaatacgaTAAATAATCACATTAATAACCCAAAATCCGCCTCCCCTTCCGCCACATTCCGCCGGAATCCAGTTATTCAATTTCAATACATACGGTGACTATTTCTCACTTCATTTTACATGcttgttttatttttcagtttttctctGAGATTTTAAACCtttgtgtgaaacgaattcggtaTTGTTTGTTATGCTATGTTATTGAATGTTTTGAGGTGTGTTTTGGTCGATCTGCATTCTGCAAGACCATCAAAGATACGATTTTCATGTTTATGTTTAAATTTCGAAGCTTGTGAGTGATGTGCTTCGGCTTTTAGGGAATACGGCTGGTATTGACTGTTGGTAGGGCTTTTGCATATTTGAATTACCTGAGATTTTTTACTAGATTATTAAACCCTAAGCTCGAGCTAGGTTCGGTTTACTTAAATCAAACCTTAAATGATCCAATTGCGAGAACAGGAATTTTGTAACAGATTGAGCTAGGGCTCAAGTAAAGAAGGTTGAGCTCTTAGAAAATGTAAAGGAGTTGAGTTGAGCTTGAGCTTGAGCTTGAGCTTGAGCTTGAGATAGTAAGTTTTTGTATCACTCTCAGCTTAGCTTTACTACACCTGTACTAATCCCCCTGCTGCTGCCGGTATCCAGACCTACCCAATTCCCCTGACCGTCCACGAACACGGACCACCCCACCTTGCATCATCCCAACAAACTTATGTTTTGCAGATCATCTCTCTGTTGGGAAAAACCCTTTTATAAAGTGTTTTTCCAAGGTGTGTCGAATGCTTAGAGATGTGTTTGTCAAAAGTTTGTTGTTGCAGATTTGCACGCCTATGATTGGCGATGAATTTGGTTTCCCGGTGTGAGTCAGACCATAGTTGGGATTTGGTTGAAAGGGCAGTGGATAAGGATGATAAAAGTGTGGCAATGTGGTTGGGGCTGTTGTGACTTGAAAGGGCAGCTTAGAAGATTAGGATAAATTTCTCATTCAGTCATTCTCATTAGTGTTTCCTtagtttattttaaatattatgatGTGTATTTTAAAGAATTTGGCGCGTAGGTTGATACATTTCTTGTGGTGTGATATGTTAGGCCGACTCTCACATTTGTTATGACTTTTAAACCAATATTTGCTGGTTATTTTCTCTTCGCTACATAGTCATATAAGAAAACCTTTTAAATCTCTTGTTAAAGAATTATTCATACCGAACCTTGTATCATAATGTCCTAGCTGCTATATGATACAAAGGTTCAATCATCTTGAATCACTGTAATCCTTGTTGAGAAATGTTCAGAGCAGAGTGGCTGTAGGTGTTGGTGTAGcctcaatatattttttttccattttgaactTATAATTTGGTCTGAAACTGGAAATTggaaaatactactccctcattGTGTGGTCATATTCTggttatatttttcatttttgagatAGGAACTTAAGCACAAGGGGTTATATTTCTAGTGATGTTCATCGCTTCTTTTAGGTTGAGGGGCATGCCTTACAATATCCGACATTTGCGTCCTCATTTCTGAATTGCCCTGCATATATTCGCACGTTGAGGAAGTATGATATATGATGCTGCCCTTCATGTTTATACTGTTCAGATTTTCCACCGCCTTCTCAGGCTCGCGTTCAGATGCAATGGGAGCTTCAACGAAACCAAGGCTTTCAGGGATGCAGTTGCAAGTCCTTGCCTTACACAGAGGATTCTTACGAGCAGCGCGCACGAAATCCCCCGAAGAACGTAGCAGAATCGAAGCACTTGTGTCTCAAGAGTTCCGCCGGAACTCCTCACAGGTTGATCGTAAGAACTACCTCTACATCGAGTATTTAGTTCGGCGCGGAAAgaagcagcttgatcagctaaAGAGCCCGGAAACTGTTGGATTGGCTTCCCTTAATGTTGAAGCTTCTCAAGCAAAAACATCTTagctttttttcaaaaataaattttaacaaaattattggaatgacAATCTTTTGATTGATAGGTCTAGATGTTATGTGTGCATTTGTAACAATTGTTTAAGGTATTATCacatagaaaattttaaaaataatcattAAAGACGAGAGgcttattattttattgtggTGATCATTACTGTTACATTATTTTAGCTACTGATAGATGGTTCACAGTTCTTTCATGGGAAAATTATACTAATTTGGAACCTAATCTTTGGggcatcatttttttaaaaaaataaaaaaattagacacCACAAAATAGCTGAAGGTAGGGAATTTTTTTCTGCTGAAAGTCCCAAAATATATAACAATCGCAAAAAAAATCTTTAATTGTGTAAAACTACTAATTTTGCTATGCACGTCAGATACTGATGTAGCTCACTCGTATTTGAATGTCATGTTTAATAGTATTAATAACTAAATTTTGTGCCGCTGACATACTACTTAATTATAATATCAACAAATTATTCTATAGCAGGAAtccatttaaaattaatatgtaTTCTCTTTTTAACCCTGTCCTAATATTCCCATGATAACTTTTAAGTAGCTGGCCAAATATTAGTAGAAAATTAACACTCGAAGCTAGcctataattaattatagacATATTCCTAGAAACATCAAACATCATCCTAAGGAACGTCTATAAATTTTATTCCATTTATTTAACTAGAGTGTGCAATCTGCACAAGAAAAGCACCAGCAAATCATAATGCCTCTCTAATTTGAGAGGAAGAAGCAAAGATTTAATGCTATTTGGCATATATTCCTATAAAAAGAATTTCTACAATAGTTAGGTGATCATTTCATATAATTTATCccaaagaaaatattatgcgtACAAACAAGGACAAGGAATATGTGCATTTGTAATTTATTAAGTTAGTAGTGCATATGTGATACATATAGCTAGGGATTAATTATACTTTATATTGTTGcaaaaatatatactagtacaagATTTGAAATAAAATGTTGACAATGTTGTTGCAAACTAGGGATTAAATGGTGCAAACGAATGGtttgaaaaaagtaaaaaaaaatcactctaAATCAATCTCacagtattttatttcatttctatcTCAAAGAAGGAGGGATCTTTCACTTTGAATCCTCTACCAAAAAGAATACCTCAGTAAAAGCCAAAAGGTAATGAAAAAGGGAATTGATCACTCTTTTAGCTATTGGTTACTACAAAAAACTCAAAAACTTTAAACAACATAAGATTCCAATGCAAAAAAAGGAATCAACAAGCGTACCAAGAAAGATTTATAGCTTGGGCACATCCATTATACCAAAAagaatttatttaaatagttGGCTTTGAACTAATTTGCCACACAAGCATCTCCTTTGTGGGAAATGGGATGCCATGCAATTGATTCTTTCTTGCAATTTCAGCTAATGATTatgttttgttaatttatcgATGATCGATAGTACAAATTAATATGAAAATGTTAGATATATATTGAAATTAATATGAAGCTTTTGTAATACATTTGGTATATGTTAATATAAAAGGCGACAATTGTTTCTTTTCAAGAAAAGTGTGATCATTGCTTTATATACGAAGTTGAGAATACATGGCCTTTTCTTACCGGCTGCCAAACCCAAAACCTAATATTAAGTGGAAAGTAGTGTTAAGTGGAAGAAAGACTACcaaagtaagaaagaagtaGATTATATGCATGCTTAACTaaatgtaataaaaatattcattaaATAGACTTAACATCCATAATTACGGTTGACAAATCGCGCTGAGTCAGGTTGATCTAATAACGACTCAATTTGTTTAGGCAAACTCGAacacgacctgttaaggaaacacTAATATTGAATACGAACTGAACAACTTGGTACATTTAAACCCAAACACAACCTACACCAACACAAACCCAATAGAGACATGACACGATAACAAAATGAATCTGACATGACACGATAGTGACACAAACTTGACACAATAACCTAGGGAGACATGAAAAGTGAGAAAATGATAAACtacttataaaactaataacaaattaaaataatattaatggGTTGACCGAATTCGACCTGGACCCAACCCAAAATTATCAGGTTCTTATCGGTCGAATCCATAAGGACACGAACACAGGAAGACCTGATTCTAACCCAATAATTTTGTACTTGTTCATGTCTTGCTCTAGTGTTGTGCCGAAAATTGTTGGCCCTATCCATAACACATGTTGATCTTGCAAGATACATTCATAATGATAGCCAAATTAATCAACCAAGTTAATTAACCGCAAGTTACTCTTTTACCTACATACAAGAGCCACTTTAACTCACATTAAATGGCATCATAATTTCACACAAACATGTCTTGCAATAACACATAAAGTAATACTGCAAAATATGATAGTAATTGGGTAGAATTAACTTATTCTCTATGAGGTAAAAGTAGAAAAATGAAACAGAGATTATCACAATAAATGTAGATGGCCATATAGAGGCTACAACTAGATTTGACAAAGATATCCCAAAGTGAAGGGAGCTGGGCATATACCATGATTGATGGGAAAGCTAGCTAGTGATATGTTATGAGAGTTGGCTGCTCGTCAAACAAAGCCCATATACATCCATGACCATTAGAGGAAGGACCATTACACCACACATTCTCCATGTGATAACATGTGAGCATTAGCcctatttatatttgatttcCCACAACATATATTGGAAAGCACTTTCTTTATATTGAAATGACATTTAGGAGTTAGGACCCTTAGTTTTGTGTTCAGATTTCTTTCCATGTCATGCGTTAGTTGGACTGATTTTGAATGTATATTGTAGCTGTCAAAAAAGTACCCAAACATTATACTTACACACTACAACTTGTATCTCAGTTAAATCACTAGTCTCAAAGCTCCTAAAACCCTAGTTCCTCATACTTAGTCTCAAACTTCTCAATTTTACTGAATTAAGGTGTCAATTGATCTTAATCATGTAGTCAATActcatttcacaaattttgcATAAACATATTGATTATCCAAAAATGGATATATATGCAAGCATTAAACATAAGCATCAGTTGAAATAAAACAAGGTTTTGaacattaaaagaaataatCAAACAAGTTTCACTTGAGATTGTACTTAAGTTAGCCTCAAAGCAGGATGGTTAAGActtcatttttcttaaatcctgCCAA contains:
- the LOC121793078 gene encoding TVP38/TMEM64 family membrane protein slr0305-like, with translation MPTIPLTRTPPPRPPCLSLSSATSVAAPRKRSNFCITLLGLKPKRFHFLKPCSALRETKKSQQQTLPKTPNSAPQSLKRFLNLNPKIENGENRGGDAAEVEDDAAAVKGTILAGLLLVGVVGGFGAVGYVYREQINAFLTQFSGFIEGYGAAGYALFVAVYAGLEILALPAIPLTMSAGLLFGTFTGTIIVSISGTVAASIAFLIARYFARERILKLVEGNKKFLAIDKAIGENGFKVVTLLRLSPLLPFSLGNYLYGLTSVEFIPYVLGSWLGMLPGTWAYVSAGAFGRALLQEESELRGLTGENGQLWTLGIGILATALAATCVTRLAQDAVKDIE